Proteins encoded together in one Catellatospora citrea window:
- a CDS encoding transglycosylase domain-containing protein has translation MTLADVDVEQPPPPPARTGRRRRALGIVAGVLVLTLAGAGLAASMYYDSVPAPGEFRVDHAVADVTELPLPVLNTFVAAVDPAFYEDPFRPWSASLITRRYVAYATQDADASSTRIGIMADRLDDQYTHQQILGFYLNTADFGRGAIGLEPAAQAYFGKPATRLTVAEAAVLAAQVAPDAPANRQSGWEQVLRTMVEHGWLTQEEQARLSYPTIR, from the coding sequence ATGACTCTCGCTGACGTCGATGTGGAGCAGCCACCCCCGCCGCCCGCCCGCACCGGCCGCCGCCGGCGCGCGCTCGGCATCGTGGCGGGTGTGCTGGTCCTGACCTTGGCCGGGGCCGGGCTCGCCGCGAGCATGTACTACGACAGCGTCCCCGCGCCGGGCGAGTTCCGGGTGGACCACGCGGTCGCGGACGTCACCGAGTTGCCGCTGCCGGTGCTCAACACGTTCGTCGCCGCCGTCGACCCCGCCTTCTACGAGGACCCGTTCCGGCCCTGGTCGGCTTCGCTGATCACCCGCCGCTACGTCGCGTACGCCACGCAGGACGCCGACGCCTCCAGCACGCGGATCGGCATCATGGCGGACCGGCTGGACGACCAGTACACCCACCAGCAGATCCTCGGCTTCTATCTCAACACCGCCGACTTCGGCCGCGGCGCGATCGGCCTCGAACCGGCGGCGCAGGCATACTTCGGCAAGCCCGCGACCCGGCTGACCGTGGCCGAGGCCGCCGTGCTCGCCGCCCAGGTCGCCCCGGACGCCCCCGCCAACCGGCAGTCGGGCTGGGAGCAGGTGCTGCGCACCATGGTGGAACACGGCTGGCTGACCCAGGAAGAGCAGGCCCGGCTGTCCTATCCCACCATCCGGTAA
- the soxR gene encoding redox-sensitive transcriptional activator SoxR, whose amino-acid sequence MKPVTLTIGELAARSGVAPSALRFYEERGLIHSTRTSGNQRRYERSELRRVSFIRIAQQVGVSLERIRDALKELPEGRTPTKADWTRLSARWRSELDDRIALMQRLRDTLDECIGCGCLSLQSCRLYNPGDELAAQGSGPRKLLG is encoded by the coding sequence GTGAAACCGGTGACGCTCACCATCGGCGAGCTGGCGGCCCGCAGCGGGGTCGCGCCGTCGGCGCTGCGCTTCTACGAGGAACGCGGGCTGATCCACTCGACGCGCACCAGCGGCAACCAGCGCCGGTACGAGCGCAGCGAGCTGCGCCGCGTCTCGTTCATCCGGATCGCACAGCAGGTCGGGGTGTCCCTGGAGCGGATCCGGGACGCGCTGAAGGAACTGCCTGAGGGGCGTACGCCCACCAAGGCCGACTGGACCCGGCTGTCCGCCCGCTGGCGGTCCGAACTCGACGACCGCATCGCGCTGATGCAGCGCCTGCGCGACACCCTCGACGAGTGCATCGGCTGCGGCTGCCTGTCCCTGCAGTCGTGCCGGCTCTACAACCCCGGTGACGAGCTGGCCGCGCAGGGCTCCGGCCCGCGCAAGCTGCTGGGCTGA
- a CDS encoding transketolase has product MTVMDVEPLLRRLTGDEKHAPSAFSTLDVLWVLYDRVLRVDPRRLDDPDRDRFLLSKGHGPAAYYAVLAAKGFLPPDWLDDLGGADSPLGHHPDRLRVPGVEISSGSLGHGLGLGVGTALGLRAQGRLEPRVYVLLGDAELDEGSNHEAIAYAGATGLDTITAVVIDNRSASHGWPGGIASRFAVHGWTAVTVDGRDHDAVEAGLRQAADGAPHVVVAVVETKEI; this is encoded by the coding sequence ATGACGGTGATGGATGTCGAGCCGCTGCTCCGGCGGCTGACCGGGGACGAGAAGCACGCGCCGAGCGCGTTCTCGACCCTGGACGTGCTCTGGGTGCTCTACGACCGGGTGCTGCGGGTGGACCCGCGCCGCCTCGACGACCCCGACCGGGACCGCTTCCTGCTCTCCAAGGGGCACGGCCCGGCCGCCTACTACGCGGTGCTGGCGGCGAAGGGTTTCCTCCCGCCCGACTGGCTGGACGACCTCGGCGGGGCGGACAGCCCGCTCGGCCACCACCCGGACCGGCTGCGGGTGCCGGGCGTGGAGATCAGCTCGGGCTCGCTCGGGCACGGGCTGGGCCTGGGCGTGGGCACCGCGCTCGGCCTGCGGGCCCAGGGGCGGCTGGAGCCGCGGGTGTACGTGCTGCTCGGCGACGCGGAACTGGACGAGGGCAGCAACCACGAGGCGATCGCCTACGCGGGCGCGACCGGGCTGGACACGATCACCGCGGTGGTGATCGACAACCGGAGCGCCTCGCACGGCTGGCCGGGCGGGATCGCCTCCCGGTTCGCGGTGCACGGGTGGACCGCGGTCACCGTCGACGGTCGCGACCACGATGCCGTCGAGGCCGGGTTGAGGCAGGCGGCCGACGGCGCGCCGCACGTGGTCGTCGCGGTGGTCGAGACGAAGGAGATCTGA
- a CDS encoding transketolase family protein, whose product MRQTFIDTATALIDADPRTALVLADISAAAFEPAALKHPDRVLNVGIREQLMIGVAGGLALTGLRPIAHSYATFLVDRAYEQIKLDLAHQGVGAILVSVGASYDGSSAGYTHMSPMDVQLIDTLPGWTVHVPGHPGEVAPLLTAATAHDDPVYLRLSTQTNDIAYADAALLRPVRHGSKALVVAVGPMLAPVLAATRGLDVTVAYTHTPRPFDTTGLRELATSGNVAVIEPYLAGTSAHVISEALVDRPHRLLSLGVSRRDLHAYGTPADHAHRHGLDPATLHTSLTTWLR is encoded by the coding sequence ATGAGGCAGACGTTCATCGACACGGCGACCGCGCTGATCGACGCGGACCCGCGCACCGCGCTGGTGCTGGCCGACATCTCGGCGGCGGCGTTCGAACCGGCGGCGCTCAAGCACCCCGACCGGGTGCTGAACGTCGGCATCCGCGAGCAGCTGATGATCGGTGTCGCGGGCGGGCTCGCGCTGACCGGCCTGCGCCCCATCGCGCACAGCTACGCGACGTTCCTGGTCGACCGGGCCTACGAGCAGATCAAGCTCGACCTCGCCCATCAGGGCGTCGGCGCGATCCTGGTCAGCGTGGGCGCGTCCTACGACGGCTCGTCCGCCGGCTACACCCACATGTCACCGATGGACGTGCAGCTCATCGACACCCTGCCCGGCTGGACCGTGCACGTGCCCGGCCACCCCGGCGAGGTCGCCCCGCTGCTCACCGCGGCCACGGCCCACGACGACCCCGTCTACCTGCGCCTGTCGACCCAGACCAACGACATCGCGTACGCCGACGCGGCCCTCCTGCGCCCCGTGCGCCACGGCTCGAAGGCCCTGGTCGTGGCGGTCGGCCCGATGCTCGCCCCGGTCCTCGCGGCGACCCGCGGCCTGGACGTGACGGTGGCCTACACCCACACGCCCCGCCCCTTCGACACCACCGGCCTGCGCGAACTTGCCACCTCGGGCAACGTCGCCGTGATCGAGCCCTACCTAGCCGGCACCTCGGCCCACGTGATCTCCGAGGCCCTCGTCGACCGCCCCCACCGCCTCCTCAGCCTCGGCGTATCCCGCCGCGACCTGCACGCCTACGGCACCCCCGCCGACCACGCCCACCGACACGGCCTCGACCCCGCCACCCTCCACACATCACTGACCACCTGGCTCCGCTGA